In one Tachysurus vachellii isolate PV-2020 chromosome 24, HZAU_Pvac_v1, whole genome shotgun sequence genomic region, the following are encoded:
- the raph1b gene encoding ras-associated and pleckstrin homology domains-containing protein 1b isoform X5 produces the protein MDQVSDDELDHAAEEDSDKEDQDLDKMFGAWLGELDKITQSLDDERQPGKVQKAPLREETNLANFSYRFSMYNINEAINQGEPVDLDALMADLCSIEQELSTIGKPSSSSSSSSSSFSSSSSSSGRPTDQKSRQRAAQGRSASARHAGGSSGGSACSSSHASPAGTVRVGGGQSRPMLSNFSLDDITAQLEQASRSMDEAARQTSESSTSSSQLRRAGSLGGASDQEARSASRSSHSSVNSVSASSMDSLDIRGQDAETQNQTSTEEEQAAKAKAEKIRVALEKIKEAQVKKLVIRVHMSDESSKTMMVDERQSVRQVLDSLLDKSHCGYSPDWALVETITELQMERIFEDHENLVENLLNWTRDSQNKLMFIERIEKYALFKNPQNYLLGKKETSEMADRNKEALLEECFCGGSVSVPEIEGVLWLKDDGKKSWKKRYFLLRASGIYFVPKGKAKASKDLVCFLQLDHVNVYYGQNYRSKYKAPTDYCLALKHPQIQKKSQYIKYLCCDDIRTLHQWVNGIRIAKYGKQLYLNYQEAMKRTEAAYDWSSLSSSSIKSGTSSVSNPESQSNHSSHTDSGVSDGTSSTHARSQSVVSSIFSEAWKRGTQMEESTRTRPESTRSSHSIHGVHGGHSSHAHFNTLHLAQQQHTTASVHLQQQVQPQSNSVPHPHVHPASHPFGSVTQASVQAPVPAPVPPALAPPQHSPSPPKIFPVALQSSSPVLSQPSLSPSKLSPVLPLPSPVLAQTSPAPPPPPPPPPPPPPVCVHHYSGPHIFAKYSTINRLKNASQAAKPHPQAQQVLPVPSSQPLKPLINNIPPGANVPPPPPPPPPATMPAPGSAMAVLKLGPPSPATQPLFTPPSPPLPSPPPASIKFQHIPPPTTTQSQPLPPPPPQVPIQSHPLPPPPPQVPIQSYPLPPPPPPAPIQSHTFPPPPAPVQSHSFPPPPAPIQSHSFPPPPAPVQSHFFPPPPPSATIQPHAFPSPPAPIQCHPLPPPPPPPPAPIQSHPLAPLPVSIHSQPFPPPPPPAPLQSEAFPPPPPPMQANSLPPPPQTAPPPLTCNGLKHILAQKFPKVPRDVSPPGCQTHSPPPPPPPPPPPPPTPPAPPLPPQQPFATAPPPPPPPPPPSAPGPPRALPKTFVGGFPPQTSPKPSGVSMQMSPVASLLTGPPPPPPPPPPPPASVKMHAPATLPKQQSITKTMPHLNQTSTTSSLVKQIASQFPGAVPIVANHVEGHKPPLSAPAVKTKPKWQPGGQVQQQQRSPEFPPPPSDTTLTFPPPPPPCPPPPGPAPPPPPPLPPAQLSSAVKAPSGYYGGSKKPPPTPLRNSSVKSDEYQESIRNLVGKFNPSSVSSASLSSGSPSKDSYAGPPAPPKPGKLNLANLPLALQNRVSQNQQSNTHCPSHAKTENNSFPPPPPPPPPPPPPHISNLPPPPPLPGTPKVAVVNPQPQPAWSKNSLKKTAPATSIRRNNTTPEPPPPCPPLQGAAPPTSPKGSTQPNFLEDLHRTLRRKSLRNSAAKMDPVATMDDMVLPPPPPELLDQQRLSGSGYMSNNISGYATIRRGPPPAPPKRDNSTKLTN, from the exons ATGGATCAGGTGTCCGACGATGAACTGGACCATGCTGCTGAGGAAGACAGCGATAAGGAGGATCAGGACCTGGATAAGATGTTTGGAGCCTGGCTAGGAGAGCTGGACAAAATcacacag AGTTTGGATGATGAGCGTCAACCGGGAAAAGTACAGAAAGCTCCTCTCAGAGAAGAGACCAACCTGGCCAACTTCTCCTACCGATTCTCCATGTACAATATCAACG AAGCCATAAACCAGGGTGAGCCGGTGGATCTGGACGCCCTCATGGCCGACCTGTGCTCCATCGAACAGGAGCTCAGCACCATCGGCAAGCCttcgtcctcctcctcttcttcctcttcttccttttcttcctcttcttcctcctccggTCGCCCCACAGACCAGAAGTCTCGCCAGCGGGCTGCACAAGGGCGTTCTGCCAGTGCCCGCCACGCCGGAGGTAGCAGTGGTGGGAGCGCGTGCAGCAGCAGCCATGCCTCGCCAGCAGGTACAGTGCGAGTGGGTGGCGGCCAGAGCCGACCGATGCTCTCCAACTTCTCTCTGGACGACATCACAGCCCAGCTGGAGCAGGCCTCACGCAGCATGGACGAAGCCGCCCGTCAGACCTCAGAGTCTTCCACGAGCAGCTCTCAGCTCAGGCGCGCGGGCTCGTTGGGCGGAGCCAGCGACCAGGAGGCGCGCTCCGCCAGCCGCTCATCTCACTCCAGCGTCAACTCCGTCTCCGCCTCTAGCATGGACTCGCTGGACATCAGAGGGCAGGATGCGGAGACACAGAACCAAACAAGCACAGAG GAGGAGCAGGCTGCCAAAGCAAAGGCGGAAAAAATTCGTGTGGCTCTGGAGAAAATTAAAGAAGCGCAGGTCAAAAag CTGGTGATCCGTGTGCACATGTCGGACGAAAGCTCGAAGACGATGATGGTAGACGAGCGGCAGAGTGTTAGGCAGGTGCTGGACAGCCTGCTGGATAAGTCCCACTGTGGATACAGTCCCGACTGGGCTCTGGTGGAGACCATCACCGAGCTACAGATGG AGCGTATTTTTGAGGACCATGAGAACCTGGTGGAGAACCTGCTTAACTGGACCAGAGACAGCCAGAACAAGCTCATGTTCATCGAGCGTATTGAGAAGTATGCACTCTTCAAGAACCCACAG AATTACCtgctggggaaaaaagagacaTCTGAGATGGCTGATAGAAACAAGGAGGCACTGCTGGAG GAGTGTTTTTGTGGTGGCTCCGTATCAGTGCCTGAGATTGAAGGAGTGCTCTGGCTAAAGGATGATGGGAAAAAGTCATGGAAGAAGCGATACTTCTTACTACGCGCATCTGGGATTTACTTTGTGCCGAAGGGCAAagctaag GCCTCTAAAGACTTGGTGTGCTTTCTGCAACTGGATCATGTGAATGTTTATTATGGACAAAACTACCGGAGCAAGTATAAAGCCCCCACTGACTACTGCCTTGCccttaag CATCCACAGATTCAGAAGAAGTCTCAGTACATCAAGTATCTGTGCTGTGATGATATCAGGACCCTGCACCAGTGGGTTAACGGGATCCGGATTGCTAAG TATGGGAAGCAGCTGTACCTGAACTATCAGGAAGCTATGAAACGCACCGAAGCCGCCTACGACTGGTCCTCTCTTTCCAGCTCCAGCATCAAGTCTGGCACCAGCTCAGTCAGCAACCCTG AGTCACAGTCCAACCATTCGAGTCATACAGACAGTGGGGTGTCAGATGGCACCTCGTCCACACATGCACGCTCGCAGAGTGTTGTCAGCTCCATCTTCTCCGAAGCCTGGAAGAGAGGCACGCAGATGGAGGAGAGTACCAGA ACAAGACCAGAGTCAACACGTTCAAGCCACTCTATCCACGGTGTCCATGGTGGCCACTCCAGCCATGCTCACTTTAACACACTCCATTTGGCACAGCAGCAGCATACAACTGCctcagtacatttacagcagcaaGTGCAGCCTCAGTCAAATTCCGtgccacacccacatgtgcATCCAGCCTCACATCCTTTTGGTAGTGTTACTCAAGCTTCAGTTCAAGCTCCCGTCCCAGCTCCCGTCCCGCCTGCTCTAGCTCCTCCTCAGCACTCTCCATCTCCACCCAAGATCTTTCCAGTTGCACTCCAGTCCTCCAGTCCAGTTCTGTCCCagccctctctttctccatccaaACTTTCACCAGTTCTGCCCTTGCCCTCTCCAGTTCTGGCCCAAACCTCTCCggcacctccaccaccaccaccgcctCCGCCACCCCCTCCTCCTGTCTGTGTCCATCACTACTCGGGTCCTCATATTTTTGCCAAATATAGCACCATCAACCGCCTGAAGAATGCCTCTCAGGCTGCTAAGCCACACCCTCAAGCACAGCAGGTACTTCCAGTACCATCCTCTCAACCTTTGAAGCCTCTCATCAACAATATACCACCAGGAGCAAATGTACCACCcccaccacctcctcctccaccagcAACCATGCCTGCTCCAGGTTCAGCCATGGCTGTACTGAAACTTGGTCCCCCAAGCCCAGCCACTCAGCCACTGTTTACCCCACCATCCCCACCACTGCCGTCTCCACCTCCAGCATCCATCAAATTCCAACATATTCCACCTCCAACAACAACCCAGTCCCAACCTCTACCCCCACCTCCACCTCAAGTACCCATCCAGTCTCACCCTCTACCCCCACCTCCACCTCAAGTACCCATCCAGTCCTACCCTCTacccccacctccacctccagcaCCTATCCAATCCCACACTTTTCCCCCACCTCCAGCACCTGTCCAATCCCACTCTTTTCCCCCACCTCCAGCACCTATTCAATCCCACTCTTTTCCCCCACCTCCAGCACCTGTCCAATCccacttttttcccccacctccaccttcagCAACTATTCAACCTCACGCTTTTCCCTCTCCTCCAGCACCTATCCAGTGTCATCCTttaccacctccaccaccaccacctccagcACCTATCCAATCCCACCCTCTTGCTCCGCTTCCAGTATCTATCCATTCCCAGCCTtttcctccacctccaccaccagcCCCTTTGCAATCTGAAGCGTTTCCGCCTCCCCCACCTCCAATGCAAGCCAACAGCCTGCCTCCTCCACCACAAACAGCCCCACCTCCATTAACTTGCAATGGCCTCAAACACATTCTGGCCCAGAAGTTCCCTAAAGTACCCAGGGATGTGTCTCCTCCAGGCTGTCAAACTCATtcaccaccacctcctccacctcctccaccaccaccacctcccaCTCCTCCCGCCCCTCCTCTCCCACCTCAGCAGCCTTTTGCgacagcaccaccaccaccccctccACCACCCCCACCATCTGCCCCAGGGCCACCTCGGGCATTGCCTAAAACTTTCGTTGGAGGATTTCCACCCCAGACTTCACCGAAACCATCAGGTGTTTCCATGCAGATGTCTCCAGTTGCTTCTCTTCTAACAGgtcctccaccacctcctccaccacctccaccccCACCTGCATCTGTAAAAATGCATGCACCAGCTACATTGCCCAAACAGCAGAGCATCACTAAGACGATGCCCCATTTGAACCAGACCTCCACTACATCATCTTTAGTCAAACAGATTGCCAGCCAGTTTCCGGGTGCTGTTCCCATAGTGGCCAACCATGTAGAGGGTCACAAACCCCCGCTATCAGCACCTGCAGTTAAGACTAAACCAAAATGGCAACCTGGAGGACAAGTTCAGCAACAGCAGCGTTCACCTGAGTTTCCACCACCACCTTCAGATACTACACTTACTTTTCCGCCACCACCACCCCCATGTCCACCTCCACCAGGTCCagcaccaccacctccaccaccacttcCCCCTGCACAGTTAAGTTCTGCAGTGAAGGCTCCCTCTGGATACTATGGAGGTAGCAAGAAGCCTCCCCCTACCCCTCTACGCAACTCCAGTGTCAAGTCCGATGAATACCAGGAGTCCATCCGAAATCTAGTGGGCAAGTTCAATCCCAGCTCAGTGTCTTCTGCTTCATTGTCTTCTGGTTCTCCTTCCAAGGACTCCTATGCTGGACCACCTGCACCACCTAAACCTGGCAAGCTTAACTTGGCCAACTTACCACTGGCTTTGCAGAACAGAGTAAGTCAAAACCAGCAGAGCAACACACATTGTCCCTCCCATGCCAAAACTGAGAATAATagctttcctcctcctcctcctcctcctcctcctcctcctccaccacacATATCTAATctcccacctccaccaccatTACCAGGGACCCCAAAAGTAGCTGTGGTGAACCCCCAGCCCCAGCCTGCTTGGAGCAAGAACTCCCTGAAGAAGACAGCACCTGCTACATCTATACGGCGCAACAATACAACTCCTGAGCCTCCACCACCATGCCCACCTCTGCAGGGAGCAGCACCTCCAACTTCTCCAAAAGGAAGTACTCAACCAAACTTTCTAGAGGACTTGCACCGGACACTGAGGCGCAAGTCTTTGAGAAACTCTGCAGCCAAGATGGACCCTGTGGCCACCATGGATGACATGGTACTGCCTCCACCTCCTCCAGAGCTTCTTGACCAGCAGAGACTTAGCGGGAGTGGATATATGTCCAATAACATCTCTGGCTATGCAACAATAAGGCGAGGCCCACCGCCTGCCCCACCTAAACGGGACAACAGCACCAAATTGACAAACTGA
- the raph1b gene encoding ras-associated and pleckstrin homology domains-containing protein 1b isoform X6, which yields MDQVSDDELDHAAEEDSDKEDQDLDKMFGAWLGELDKITQSLDDERQPGKVQKAPLREETNLANFSYRFSMYNINEAINQGEPVDLDALMADLCSIEQELSTIGKPSSSSSSSSSSFSSSSSSSGRPTDQKSRQRAAQGRSASARHAGGSSGGSACSSSHASPAGTVRVGGGQSRPMLSNFSLDDITAQLEQASRSMDEAARQTSESSTSSSQLRRAGSLGGASDQEARSASRSSHSSVNSVSASSMDSLDIRGQDAETQNQTSTEHASLRRVNGNAARRHLDFTSREGEVDQCTHSYLDRETSLILKSIAGKPSHLLTKEEQAAKAKAEKIRVALEKIKEAQVKKLVIRVHMSDESSKTMMVDERQSVRQVLDSLLDKSHCGYSPDWALVETITELQMERIFEDHENLVENLLNWTRDSQNKLMFIERIEKYALFKNPQNYLLGKKETSEMADRNKEALLEECFCGGSVSVPEIEGVLWLKDDGKKSWKKRYFLLRASGIYFVPKGKAKASKDLVCFLQLDHVNVYYGQNYRSKYKAPTDYCLALKHPQIQKKSQYIKYLCCDDIRTLHQWVNGIRIAKYGKQLYLNYQEAMKRTEAAYDWSSLSSSSIKSGTSSVSNPESQSNHSSHTDSGVSDGTSSTHARSQSVVSSIFSEAWKRGTQMEESTRTRPESTRSSHSIHGVHGGHSSHAHFNTLHLAQQQHTTASVHLQQQVQPQSNSVPHPHVHPASHPFGSVTQASVQAPVPAPVPPALAPPQHSPSPPKIFPVALQSSSPVLSQPSLSPSKLSPVLPLPSPVLAQTSPAPPPPPPPPPPPPPVCVHHYSGPHIFAKYSTINRLKNASQAAKPHPQAQQVLPVPSSQPLKPLINNIPPGANVPPPPPPPPPATMPAPGSAMAVLKLGPPSPATQPLFTPPSPPLPSPPPASIKFQHIPPPTTTQSQPLPPPPPQVPIQSHPLPPPPPQVPIQSYPLPPPPPPAPIQSHTFPPPPAPVQSHSFPPPPAPIQSHSFPPPPAPVQSHFFPPPPPSATIQPHAFPSPPAPIQCHPLPPPPPPPPAPIQSHPLAPLPVSIHSQPFPPPPPPAPLQSEAFPPPPPPMQANSLPPPPQTAPPPLTCNGLKHILAQKFPKVPRDVSPPGCQTHSPPPPPPPPPPPPPTPPAPPLPPQQPFATAPPPPPPPPPPSAPGPPRALPKTFVGGFPPQTSPKPSGVSMQMSPVASLLTGPPPPPPPPPPPPASVKMHAPATLPKQQSITKTMPHLNQTSTTSSLVKQIASQFPGAVPIVANHVEGHKPPLSAPAVKTKPKWQPGGQVQQQQRSPEFPPPPSDTTLTFPPPPPPCPPPPGPAPPPPPPLPPAQLSSAVKAPSGYYGGSKKPPPTPLRNSSVKSDEYQESIRNLVGKFNPSSVSSASLSSGSPSKDSYAGPPAPPKPGKLNLANLPLALQNRGPQK from the exons ATGGATCAGGTGTCCGACGATGAACTGGACCATGCTGCTGAGGAAGACAGCGATAAGGAGGATCAGGACCTGGATAAGATGTTTGGAGCCTGGCTAGGAGAGCTGGACAAAATcacacag AGTTTGGATGATGAGCGTCAACCGGGAAAAGTACAGAAAGCTCCTCTCAGAGAAGAGACCAACCTGGCCAACTTCTCCTACCGATTCTCCATGTACAATATCAACG AAGCCATAAACCAGGGTGAGCCGGTGGATCTGGACGCCCTCATGGCCGACCTGTGCTCCATCGAACAGGAGCTCAGCACCATCGGCAAGCCttcgtcctcctcctcttcttcctcttcttccttttcttcctcttcttcctcctccggTCGCCCCACAGACCAGAAGTCTCGCCAGCGGGCTGCACAAGGGCGTTCTGCCAGTGCCCGCCACGCCGGAGGTAGCAGTGGTGGGAGCGCGTGCAGCAGCAGCCATGCCTCGCCAGCAGGTACAGTGCGAGTGGGTGGCGGCCAGAGCCGACCGATGCTCTCCAACTTCTCTCTGGACGACATCACAGCCCAGCTGGAGCAGGCCTCACGCAGCATGGACGAAGCCGCCCGTCAGACCTCAGAGTCTTCCACGAGCAGCTCTCAGCTCAGGCGCGCGGGCTCGTTGGGCGGAGCCAGCGACCAGGAGGCGCGCTCCGCCAGCCGCTCATCTCACTCCAGCGTCAACTCCGTCTCCGCCTCTAGCATGGACTCGCTGGACATCAGAGGGCAGGATGCGGAGACACAGAACCAAACAAGCACAGAG CATGCCTCATTGAGAAGGGTCAATGGTAACGCTGCCAGACGGCACCTTGACTTCACCTCCCGCGAGGGGGAAGTGGATCAGtgcact CACTCCTACCTGGACAGGGAGACCTCTCTGATTCTCAAAAGTATTGCAGGAAAACCCTCTCACCTGCTGACCAAG GAGGAGCAGGCTGCCAAAGCAAAGGCGGAAAAAATTCGTGTGGCTCTGGAGAAAATTAAAGAAGCGCAGGTCAAAAag CTGGTGATCCGTGTGCACATGTCGGACGAAAGCTCGAAGACGATGATGGTAGACGAGCGGCAGAGTGTTAGGCAGGTGCTGGACAGCCTGCTGGATAAGTCCCACTGTGGATACAGTCCCGACTGGGCTCTGGTGGAGACCATCACCGAGCTACAGATGG AGCGTATTTTTGAGGACCATGAGAACCTGGTGGAGAACCTGCTTAACTGGACCAGAGACAGCCAGAACAAGCTCATGTTCATCGAGCGTATTGAGAAGTATGCACTCTTCAAGAACCCACAG AATTACCtgctggggaaaaaagagacaTCTGAGATGGCTGATAGAAACAAGGAGGCACTGCTGGAG GAGTGTTTTTGTGGTGGCTCCGTATCAGTGCCTGAGATTGAAGGAGTGCTCTGGCTAAAGGATGATGGGAAAAAGTCATGGAAGAAGCGATACTTCTTACTACGCGCATCTGGGATTTACTTTGTGCCGAAGGGCAAagctaag GCCTCTAAAGACTTGGTGTGCTTTCTGCAACTGGATCATGTGAATGTTTATTATGGACAAAACTACCGGAGCAAGTATAAAGCCCCCACTGACTACTGCCTTGCccttaag CATCCACAGATTCAGAAGAAGTCTCAGTACATCAAGTATCTGTGCTGTGATGATATCAGGACCCTGCACCAGTGGGTTAACGGGATCCGGATTGCTAAG TATGGGAAGCAGCTGTACCTGAACTATCAGGAAGCTATGAAACGCACCGAAGCCGCCTACGACTGGTCCTCTCTTTCCAGCTCCAGCATCAAGTCTGGCACCAGCTCAGTCAGCAACCCTG AGTCACAGTCCAACCATTCGAGTCATACAGACAGTGGGGTGTCAGATGGCACCTCGTCCACACATGCACGCTCGCAGAGTGTTGTCAGCTCCATCTTCTCCGAAGCCTGGAAGAGAGGCACGCAGATGGAGGAGAGTACCAGA ACAAGACCAGAGTCAACACGTTCAAGCCACTCTATCCACGGTGTCCATGGTGGCCACTCCAGCCATGCTCACTTTAACACACTCCATTTGGCACAGCAGCAGCATACAACTGCctcagtacatttacagcagcaaGTGCAGCCTCAGTCAAATTCCGtgccacacccacatgtgcATCCAGCCTCACATCCTTTTGGTAGTGTTACTCAAGCTTCAGTTCAAGCTCCCGTCCCAGCTCCCGTCCCGCCTGCTCTAGCTCCTCCTCAGCACTCTCCATCTCCACCCAAGATCTTTCCAGTTGCACTCCAGTCCTCCAGTCCAGTTCTGTCCCagccctctctttctccatccaaACTTTCACCAGTTCTGCCCTTGCCCTCTCCAGTTCTGGCCCAAACCTCTCCggcacctccaccaccaccaccgcctCCGCCACCCCCTCCTCCTGTCTGTGTCCATCACTACTCGGGTCCTCATATTTTTGCCAAATATAGCACCATCAACCGCCTGAAGAATGCCTCTCAGGCTGCTAAGCCACACCCTCAAGCACAGCAGGTACTTCCAGTACCATCCTCTCAACCTTTGAAGCCTCTCATCAACAATATACCACCAGGAGCAAATGTACCACCcccaccacctcctcctccaccagcAACCATGCCTGCTCCAGGTTCAGCCATGGCTGTACTGAAACTTGGTCCCCCAAGCCCAGCCACTCAGCCACTGTTTACCCCACCATCCCCACCACTGCCGTCTCCACCTCCAGCATCCATCAAATTCCAACATATTCCACCTCCAACAACAACCCAGTCCCAACCTCTACCCCCACCTCCACCTCAAGTACCCATCCAGTCTCACCCTCTACCCCCACCTCCACCTCAAGTACCCATCCAGTCCTACCCTCTacccccacctccacctccagcaCCTATCCAATCCCACACTTTTCCCCCACCTCCAGCACCTGTCCAATCCCACTCTTTTCCCCCACCTCCAGCACCTATTCAATCCCACTCTTTTCCCCCACCTCCAGCACCTGTCCAATCccacttttttcccccacctccaccttcagCAACTATTCAACCTCACGCTTTTCCCTCTCCTCCAGCACCTATCCAGTGTCATCCTttaccacctccaccaccaccacctccagcACCTATCCAATCCCACCCTCTTGCTCCGCTTCCAGTATCTATCCATTCCCAGCCTtttcctccacctccaccaccagcCCCTTTGCAATCTGAAGCGTTTCCGCCTCCCCCACCTCCAATGCAAGCCAACAGCCTGCCTCCTCCACCACAAACAGCCCCACCTCCATTAACTTGCAATGGCCTCAAACACATTCTGGCCCAGAAGTTCCCTAAAGTACCCAGGGATGTGTCTCCTCCAGGCTGTCAAACTCATtcaccaccacctcctccacctcctccaccaccaccacctcccaCTCCTCCCGCCCCTCCTCTCCCACCTCAGCAGCCTTTTGCgacagcaccaccaccaccccctccACCACCCCCACCATCTGCCCCAGGGCCACCTCGGGCATTGCCTAAAACTTTCGTTGGAGGATTTCCACCCCAGACTTCACCGAAACCATCAGGTGTTTCCATGCAGATGTCTCCAGTTGCTTCTCTTCTAACAGgtcctccaccacctcctccaccacctccaccccCACCTGCATCTGTAAAAATGCATGCACCAGCTACATTGCCCAAACAGCAGAGCATCACTAAGACGATGCCCCATTTGAACCAGACCTCCACTACATCATCTTTAGTCAAACAGATTGCCAGCCAGTTTCCGGGTGCTGTTCCCATAGTGGCCAACCATGTAGAGGGTCACAAACCCCCGCTATCAGCACCTGCAGTTAAGACTAAACCAAAATGGCAACCTGGAGGACAAGTTCAGCAACAGCAGCGTTCACCTGAGTTTCCACCACCACCTTCAGATACTACACTTACTTTTCCGCCACCACCACCCCCATGTCCACCTCCACCAGGTCCagcaccaccacctccaccaccacttcCCCCTGCACAGTTAAGTTCTGCAGTGAAGGCTCCCTCTGGATACTATGGAGGTAGCAAGAAGCCTCCCCCTACCCCTCTACGCAACTCCAGTGTCAAGTCCGATGAATACCAGGAGTCCATCCGAAATCTAGTGGGCAAGTTCAATCCCAGCTCAGTGTCTTCTGCTTCATTGTCTTCTGGTTCTCCTTCCAAGGACTCCTATGCTGGACCACCTGCACCACCTAAACCTGGCAAGCTTAACTTGGCCAACTTACCACTGGCTTTGCAGAACAGA GGACCCCAAAAGTAG